The following coding sequences lie in one Spinacia oleracea cultivar Varoflay chromosome 1, BTI_SOV_V1, whole genome shotgun sequence genomic window:
- the LOC110794535 gene encoding uncharacterized protein, with the protein MLRTTLSPFISTLQLKFKAPKFSITVRNVHTQCTPTVRQNTPTNPTPLFQLPPTSAYIHLPFCRKRCHYCDFPIVALGSSMNQSHDDDPRIVDYIELICREIKATRSDFDQCPPLETVFFGGGTPSLVPPRLVSLVLDTLKSKFGVCLNAEISMEMDPGTFTTDKLKGFMGLGVNRVSLGVQAFQEELLKSCGRAHGLKEVFEAIEIVKSCQVENWSMDLISSLPHQTPNMWTESLQLTVDANPNHVSVYDLQVEKDTKFAVLYTPGELPLPSESQSADFYKMASETLTGAGYDHYEISSYSKSGFKCQHNLTYWKNRSYYAFGLGSASYLNGLRFSRPRRMRDYKTYVANLENGLVLNQEKVNVDTKDRALDVVMLSLRTATGLDIKSFIQDFGASLAVSLCQAYKPYVESGHVLCLDEERKIMPAFEVNSLFIEEDKLEEKVAFIRLSDPEGFLLSNELISTAFGVISP; encoded by the exons ATGCTCAGAACAACTCTTTCACCCTTCATATCTACTCTTCAATTGAAATTCAAAGCCCCCAAATTTTCCATAACCGTAAGAAATGTTCATACACAATGCACACCAACTGTTCGACAAAATACCCCAACGAATCCAACTCCTCTGTTTCAACTTCCTCCAACCTCAGCCTACATCCACCTTCCTTTCTGTAGGAAACGTTGTCATTACTGCGATTTCCCTATCGTCGCTCTAGGATCATCCATGAATCAATCCCACGACGATGACCCTCGAATCGTAGATTACATAGAGTTGATATGCAGGGAAATTAAGGCTACAAGATCAGATTTTGATCAATGCCCACCTCTTGAAACTGTGTTCTTTGGAGGGGGTACTCCTTCTTTAGTCCCACCAAGGcttgtttctttggttcttGATACACTAAAATCAAAATTTGGGGTGTGTTTGAATGCTGAGATAAGTATGGAAATGGATCCTGGTACTTTCACCACTGATAAACTGAAGGGCTTCATGGGGTTGGGTGTGAATAGAGTGTCTCTTGGTGTGCAGGCATTTCAAGAGGAGTTGTTAAAGTCTTGTGGGAGAGCTCATGGTCTTAAGGAGGTTTTCGAGGCAATCGAGATTGTCAAATCATGTCAAGTTGAAAATTGGAGCATGGACTTGATATCTTCCCTCCCTCACCAGACACCAAACATGTGGACTGAAAGTTTGCAGCTCACAGTTGATGCAAATCCCAACCATGTATCTGTGTATGATTTGCAAGTCGAGAAAGATACTAAATTTGCAGTATT GTATACACCAGGAGAGTTGCCTTTACCATCTGAATCCCAATCTGCAGACTTTTACAAAATGGCTTCAGAGACACTTACAGGCGCGGGATATGATCATTATGAAATCAGTAGTTATTCAAAGAGTGGGTTTAAGTGTCAACACAATCTCACTTATTGGAAGAACAGGTCATACTATGCCTTTGGTCTTGGTTCTGCAAGTTACCTCAATGGTTTGCGATTTTCAAGACCGAGGAGGATGAGAGACTATAAAACTTATGTGGCAAACTTGGAAAATGGGTTGGTACTCAATCAAGAGAAGGTTAATGTTGATACTAAAGATAGAGCTTTGGATGTTGTGATGTTATCACTCAGAACTGCAACAGGTTTAGATATCAAGTCATTTATACAAGATTTTGGTGCCTCACTTGCGGTTTCTCTTTGCCAAGCTTATAAACCTTATGTAGAAAGTGGGCATGTCTTGTGCCTAGATGAAGAGAGGAAGATTATGCCGGCGTTTGAAGTTAACTCATTGTTTATCGAGGAAGACAAGTTAGAAGAAAAGGTTGCATTCATCCGGCTAAGTGATCCTGAGGGTTTTCTTCTTTCCAATGAGTTGATATCAACTGCATTTGGGGTTATTTCCCCATGA
- the LOC110794534 gene encoding elongator complex protein 3: protein MATAVVAPSQPRKLPRPGRGGVVSHGLTEEEARVKAIAEIVSQMVDLSRKGETVDLNFIKSAACRKYGLSRAPKLVEMIAAVPDSDREALLPKLRAKPVRTASGIAVVAVMSKPHRCPHIATTGNICVYCPGGPDSDFEYSTQSYTGYEPTSMRAIRARYNPYVQARSRIDQLKRLGHSVDKVEFILMGGTFMSLPADYRDYFTRNLHDALSGHTSANIEEAVAYSEHSSVKCIGMTIETRPDYCLGPHLRQMLSYGCTRLEIGVQSTYEDVARDSNRGHTVAAVADCFCLAKDAGFKIVAHMMPDLPNVGVERDMESFKEFFESPAFRADGLKIYPTLVIRGTGLYELWKTGRYRNYPPEQLVDIIARILAMVPPWTRVYRVQRDIPMPLVTSGVEKGNLRELALARMDDLGLKCRDVRTREAGIQDIHHKIRPEEVELVRRDYAANEGWETFLSYEDTRQDILVGLLRLRKCGRNVTCPELTGKCSIVRELHVYGTAVPVHGREADKLQHQGYGTLLMEEAEHIARREHRSTKMAVISGVGTRHYYRKLGYELEGPYMVKYLV from the exons ATGGCGACAGCAGTAGTAGCACCTTCTCAACCCCGTAAACTCCCACGGCCAGGCCGCGGCGGCGTAGTCTCACACGGCCTAACCGAGGAAGAAGCCCGTGTCAAAGCAATCGCCGAAATCGTCTCACAAATGGTAGACCTCTCAAGGAAAGGCGAAACTGTAGACCTTAACTTCATCAAATCCGCCGCCTGCCGTAAGTACGGCCTCTCCCGCGCGCCCAAGCTCGTGGAAATGATCGCCGCCGTGCCGGACTCGGACCGCGAAGCTCTCCTCCCTAAACTCCGGGCTAAGCCCGTGCGAACCGCCTCCGGTATTGCGGTTGTTGCGGTGATGTCGAAGCCTCATAGGTGTCCACACATTGCTACTACTGGGAATATTTGTGTGTATTGCCCAGGTGGCCCAGATTCTGATTTTGAGTATAGTACTCAGAGTTATACTGGGTATGAACCCACCAGTATGCGAGCTATTCGTGCCAG ATATAACCCTTATGTCCAGGCCAGAAGCAGGATTGATCAGCTCAAGCGATTGGGTCACAGTGTGGATAAGGTTGAGTTCATCTTGATGGGTGGTACTTTTATGTCACTGCCGGCAGACTACCGTGATTATTTTACAAGGAACCTGCACGATGCCTTATCTGGACACACATCTGCAAATATTGAAGAAGCTGTTGCATACTCTGAACACAGTTCAGTAAAATGTATTGGAATGACTATTGAGAC GAGACCGGACTACTGCCTTGGCCCTCATTTGCGGCAGATGCTATCATATGGGTGCACGCGACTGGAGATAGGAGTTCAAAGCACATACGAGGATGTTGCGCGGGACTCGAATAGAGGTCATACAGTAGCTGCCGTAGCTGATTGCTTTTGCTTGGCTAAGGATGCTGGTTTCAAG ATTGTTGCTCATATGATGCCCGATCTTCCAAATGTGGGGGTTGAGAGGGATATGGAAAGCTTCAAGGAATTCTTTGAGAGCCCTGCTTTTAGAGCTGATGGACTTAAAATATATCCAACTCTTGTTATTCGTGGAACTGGGCTTTACGAGCTCTGGAAAACTGGCAG GTATAGAAATTACCCTCCCGAACAACTTGTGGATATTATAGCTAGGATTTTGGCTATGGTGCCTCCTTGGACCCGTGTTTATCGAGTACAGCGTGACATACCTATGCCTTTGGTTACTTCCGGTGTTGAGAAAGGAAATCTTCGTGAATTGGCTTTAGCTCGAATGGATGATCTAGGACTCAAATGTCGTGATGTGCGAACAAGAGAAGCTGGAATTCAG GATATTCACCACAAGATAAGACCAGAAGAAGTGGAGCTTGTTCGTCGTGATTATGCAGCCAATGAGGGCTGGGAAACGTTCCTCTCTTATGAAGATACACGACAG GACATTCTTGTAGGTCTCCTCCGTCTAAGGAAATGTGGTAGGAATGTCACTTGTCCTGAACTCACTGGGAAGTGTTCAATTGTTCGTGAACTTCACGTTTATGGAACTGCAGTTCCTGTCCATGGACGGGAAGCAGATAAGTTACAACACCAG GGTTATGGTACTCTACTAATGGAAGAGGCGGAACATATTGCCCGAAGGGAGCATAGGTCAACGAAGATGGCTGTTATCTCTGGTGTTGGAACCCGGCATTACTACAGGAAATTGGGTTATGAACTTGAGGGACCTTACATGGTGAAATATCTTGTGTAA
- the LOC110794537 gene encoding uncharacterized protein codes for MVTIRSKKSIGFTCFLLFVMLTNSSILGISAAEPLHHQDQGLGENAESRDLKKEHEHIHEVHCSRERSRAAWEIVEKYLMHFVERERYEISRNCRLHPDNDLFRDQENHKIKEDVNEWQCGYCKKSFLSEEFIDRHFDSRHYNLLNFTGSKCLADLCGALHCDHVLGSKSPRAKCNPAAAARNRHLCESLADACFPVSQGPSASRLHELFLQQFCYAHTCTGGIKPFSKGGRKETSVLYFAASVLTLMLLPLFYVLVCLHQSETRKDTQELKRISRLGRKAKPM; via the exons ATGGTGACAATCAGAAGCAAGAAATCAATTGGATTTACTTGCTTCTTACTTTTTGTTATGCTCACAAATTCATCAATACTTGGAATTTCTGCTGCTGAACCTCTCCATCATCAAGATCAG GGTTTGGGCGAAAATGCTGAATCTAG AGATTTAAAAAAAGAACACGAACACATTCATGAGGTACACTGCTCCAGGGAAAGAAGCAGGGCGGCGTGGGAAATTGTCGAAAAG TATTTGATGCATTTTGTGGAGCGGGAAAGGTACGAAATTTCGAGGAATTGTAGACTCCATCCAGACAATGATCTCTTTAGAGATCAGGAGAATCACAAGATTAAAGAGGATGTAAACGAATGGCAATGTGGATATTGTAAGAAAAGCTTCTTATCAGAAGAATTCATTGACCGGCATTTTGACAGCAGACATTACAATCTTCTGAATTTT ACTGGAAGCAAGTGCTTGGCAGATTTATGTGGTGCATTGCATTGTGATCATGTTCTGGGTTCAAAATCACCTAGAGCTAAGTGCAATCCTGCAGCAGCTGCAAGGAATCGCCACTTGTGTGAG AGTCTAGCTGATGCCTGCTTTCCTGTTAGTCAAGGACCATCCGCAAGCCGTCTTCATG AGTTATTTTTGCAACAATTCTGTTATGCTCACACATGCACAGGAGGAATAAAACCATTCTCAAAAGGAGGAAGG AAGGAAACAAGTGTGCTTTACTTTGCCGCTTCAGTATTGACATTAATGCTACTTCCCCTTTTCTACGTTTTGGTGTGTTTGCACCAGAG TGAAACACGAAAGGATACCCAAGAGCTTAAGAGAATCTCAAGACTGGGCCGCAAAGCAAAACCTATGTGA